tttttttattcatttgattttgataatttCAAATCACCAGAAAATTGtactctaaaatataaaataaaaaatcaaattatgacaacaaaaaatatcaaaaattgtgaatctcttatttttctatttgactCACTTtacataaagacaaaaaaagaacATTTTGTGAAGTTTATAGACTAAAAAAGATAACTTCAAAtttgaaggaataaaaaattgacTCACACATAAGGaactacaaaatataattaagtcatTTTGAGCATGTCATTTATCTAAATTTGGATCCATCTCGATCAAAACCTGATATATTCAAGATAAAACTCAACCAATATTGGCTTTCTAATGTAACATATCAATTTTAACAATATGTATAATTacattgtaaaataaaagaataaagcttaaatttagatattatatatatatatatatatatatatatatatatatatatatatatatatatatatatatatatatatatataacatataattataaatataatatcataattaaaagtattatttattaaatcaaaagttTTTTCTACTCATGACACTTGTCAAGACCTAAGAAGGATATGATCACATGCTTATGAAGTGGATAGGTCACTAGAATGTGATTGAATGACTCTTAAATTGATCAACTTGGCcttttttgtataaataaaacTTGCTTTCTGATTTATCCTTCCCAAGCCAAACTAATTCTTGTTTGGAAATAAAAGTTTTGTTAGACGCAAGACTTTTCCTTCTAATGTTCTTGGATAAAATGATAATCTAATatagacttaaatattttttgatccttaataaatattcgattttgaatttgatttttaacaaatttttgttttgcgattagtctctaataaaaaaataattttattttttgtcatcgACACTTATTTGTAGCccttaataaataaacatattttatatttgatccatgataaatatttctcatttgttattaatacaaactaaaataaaatttgttaagttattaggaaacaaacacaatttttttaatttatgagagactaaaacaaaatatcaagaataaaaaataaaaatattattttattagggactcaatgcaaaacaaaaatttattaggaaacaaacacaaaaatcaaatatctattaagaataaaaaacatatctAAACTTCTAATATATAACttccaagttaaaaaaattaaatacttctTCATAAGCtagtttaaaaatcaaagcttttgttcttcataaattttgttttagtaaCTTGTTTGATGCAAACTAGGCAGCTTCCTCTGAACCTTAAAACTATTTCGTAAAAacctttgaataaaatatttatacttttgtaaaacaagttttttcaaaaaataaaatgaatatgcaACAAGTATAAGTAAACGAATAAAGAATGATACAATACAAAAATTAGACTAGTTCTTTTCGATCTGAGTTATGTTTAGTACCTAAACCTTTAGGTTTTCACCACACTCGTGGTATTCTTTCTTCTAATGTCTCCACAAGCTCTTACACTCCGTATTCTAAACTTCTCCAAGTTCCACTTTGCATCCATTGTTAGGTTAATCCATGATCCAATATTCTAAACCTCTCAAGCCTTTGCAAGCTCTTCACCTAGTATTTTCTAAGCCTTTATAGGCTCTTCCTAAGtattatttctaaaagtttCCCTAGGTTTCACACCTAAATAGCAAACACTGCTACTTGACTCACACAACATTTGTTATGTTCACACAAACTTTAGAAGCAGTAATCCTCTTATTACTCTTCTGAATTCTTCCCTCTATCCTGAAGGGACGgacaaactaattaaaatttcaggATACGCTTTATTGTGTTTCCTCTAATGAAGATGTTTGCATACATGTATTCTTTCGAATTGGTTTTTGGCTCTAACCTAGAGTGTTTTGGATAAAGAAGATTCTTTTGATAAGGGATATTTTttagctaacattttttttatcttttcctttctATTTGGCACTCCTCCTTACACTTTGCTTATTCGAATTTGCTTCCTTATATAAGCCTTGGAGCTAGTCTTTTATCGTTGTTGGAAGTAGGATTCAAATGTTGTATGAGTTATCCAAGTTAAGAGAGTTGGCCGTTAGCTTTTGTCTTCTCCTCCAAGTCTTCTATAGCTTGAATGTCTTTTGAAGTTGATTGTCTTCTCTACTCTACTCTTTCATTGTCAACAACTTGaacatttcaaatttaaatgtatcTGTTGGTGGTGCTTGTTATGTGGTCTTAGTGGTTCCTTATTAAGATTTGTCATAGGatgttttctaaaaattattttgcaacATGTCTATTGGAGATGTTTATAATTACTATAGTGCTTCAATCTTTTGGTTGCTTGTTCTATTAAGGACTTGTTGATGTTTTCAAGTTCCCTTCTTGTGAATTTCTTCAAGTTTTCTAGAGAAATTCCTACTTCAAAACCATTGTTTTAGTCCAATAGTGCATGAATTTTGACTTGAGACCTTTGGTGTGTGTTTTTGAATAGTGTAGACTCTTATGTCTTCATTCAACTGTTTTACAACGTATCTTTTGATGATACACTAGTCATATGTAGCTTATGGCGTCTAGTCTTTGACTAAAACTACCCCCAAAAACATGCTTCTAGtcatatacaacctttgatatTAGGGCTTTGACTTAGAAAGCATGAATGTCTTTCCAACTTCTAATATCTCTTTATTTGGTACTTCTATTTCTGATTATATATGAAGAATCTATGTTTGGAAAACTTCATCCATAGGTTGACACTTCATACCTTTCTTCATCCTTTTGAACTAAGTCTTATATTTTAAAGCATATCTCAAGGCAATCATTAGTAGCTAAATTTAGATAACTTATGATTTATTTCTTGAATGGTTGTCACCATTAAAATTGTTTATGGACGAATTTTGTCTCAATAACTTATTTAGTGAGAGATGGTCAAAGCGCATCTTAAGTTACATTAAATAATTGTCTTCAACTAATTGTCTTTCATATTCTTAAATTTCTCATAACACACGAGAAATTTGTCCATAGTATTCACCTTCCTCTTAACAAGAGAGTTGTAAAACGAGGTTCTTAGCGAGAGTCCATCTTTAATGAGATAGAGCTTGACCTTAAGGAAAAGTGATGAATATACTGTATATTATCTCAGTACTTTGTTTGTCAAAAAGTTAATTGATTTTTACGAACATCGTGTGTTTTTATCCTATGTGTTAcaaatttcaaacaattaacaaaatttctatacttattattattaaaattaatattaattacaatattacgTCTCGTGCGTCGAGAGGATCCATACAATGCAAGTACCAGTATTTAAAAACAAGTTAAACTAAAGAACGATAGCCTTCACTAATTCCACGTAGCGAAATTATGATCAATCTAATTGTTAAGTTAGAGTTACTCAAGCCAACGCTAAGTAGTACTGTCATTCTTGACATGAGTAATGCTAAATGTAACTTTGACTAAAATATAGTCGAATGTAGTGATAGTTTTGGAAAAAAGTAttgtaagattattttttttaataattaacgaaagcaccatttaaatttcatatttatttcacAGGActacttaattaaatattcaaatattgatTAACTGTTATCAAGCAGTCTTAAAATAAAGGATTTTACCAGAGAGGATTGGAATTAGGTTTCAAGCACACCCTTAGGGAGGGAAATCAATGTGCTGACTTCATTGCTAAGTTAGGCCCTAGTTCTGGAGTGCTGTTCCTGGATTTGTACATTCCGCCTTCTGACATGAGTCGTTTGCTAATGGTGGATGTCATGGGGTTGCCCTTTTTGAGAgtgtaaatttttctttttattttttcttacttctTTGTTCTTTGTTAGCGTGcactaccaaaaaaaaaaaaaaagcaatctaAAATACCTTCTGAAGAATAACCGGATTTATTGTCTACCTAATTCATCTGTTAATACTCGCGAAGTAATCACAATGACGCAGACCATTTGCTATTAGTTAATTACTAGTATTGAATTTTTTATCAGCAAGATAACATATACCCCCATGAttagttacttttttattaatgcCCTGAGACTTTGTGCTTAAATTAATCAACAGTGAAGAGTGCCAAATAAGGTACTGCTCAAAAGGTTCagttttaaaaagagaaaaggaagcaTTATTAGTTGAACCAAATtgcatatgtgtatatatatatatatatatatatatatatatatatatatatatggtcgtCATCTGTAGCTCATTTTCACTCTGTTATTATGACCAAAAACGATCGtaacatttaaaatacaattaattgacCCATCTTCTAATCAGTTTATAGCATACGCGAAAGCAGGTGGTCAAGGGAAGACAACAGCAACTGGCGATTGGCCGTTTACGGGTGATCAAGAAGAAAGGAGGGTGGCTGCATGCTGACGCAACACGGTCAAGTAACGGTGGTGATTTGTTTTTGCGTTTTTGTGGTATAATATTGCGACAGTGATGCTCACGATGGTAATATGTAACAATGATAGAGGTTGTAAGTTATAATTCATGTACGTTACATACAGTAAAACATAATTCAACTAACTGCTTGTAAGAAATGATAGTTTAATCACTCCACGTTATTCCATGTTAAATTGAAACGATGGATGACCAGAGTTTTTTGTcagatttatgttttttttttaccgaaTCAGATTTATGTGGTTAATCTAGATATAAAGCTTATTTGAGTTTTAAACAAGGTTTagggaagaaaaataattatatcttaTGTATGGTTGTATACATAtatagtttgtttgttttttaaatcataCATTTCATAGCAGTTAATTCTGCTCCAATCCTATAATATTATATGGGTGATTTCCGAGTTCGGACTATAACTCATGGTGATtagttaaacttttttaaaccgtgaaattcatttaaaaaattaaaaattgatcgaactaataaaaaaatgaaacagaaaatattattatgaaataaaataagatgacAGAAAGGgattatttattcaaaactaCATCAACCAAACACATATATTTAACTTACTTTGGAGaaacaatatttatattttttattaacattctAATAGATCTTTAGAATAGTGAGTATTTCTTTAAAACCAATACCAAGTGTACCTAACTTGTTAGATGAGAGAATATCATAACTTTAAGGTCCCATATGTACGTTAAGATTTCATATTACCTCAGTCAGACCCATaatatttttacctcttttaaGGTCTAATATATGTCATGATAGTTTCACTCGATCTGTTGGCCTTAAGTAGATGGTAGATTTTACTCACTGTAGTACTCAACACAACACTCAAGGGTTTACCTATGGCACCTTAGTGATCAGCTTACAGGGAGCTCTCTCTCAGTACCCCAACTATATCAACACAAGAAGTCTACGATCGAGAAATCCAATCCAAAATACTAGTATATTGGATGGAATAGGTAATAATTATGATCACTTAAGTACTACTATATTGAGGTTTCAAAACTCTATATCCATGCACTAGATCATTAATTCATACTAAAGAACTGCGCAATATTTTCCTTTCCCTGTTACTAAATATTCTTAATGtctaaaaatcttataaaaaaagtctTCTAAATCGTGTTATTGATATTACAGTACGAACTAATAAGTGAAACCTTAAGTAATAAGAATGAGTTAGCGAGTTGAGAGATCTATGTAATGTTAAGGATGTAGAAGTACTCTATTGGCAGTGAACTAGATTAGGTGCATTCGCATTAATTTTCCACACATTCATTCAGTCACTATGTTGGCAATCATCGATTAAAATTGGATGGTGTGGATctcaaatacatattttaagtataatttatatatcaagATTAAATATGAGTATTCGATCTTTATCTGACGGCTCTGGATTGCTAATTAACCATGTGAATATGCGTAGAAGAAAGACTAAAAATTTGGATCCTTGGGAGAGGTTCTCAATTATTCTCGTAGGCAAAAGTACATGAATACATGGGGTAAGGATGAATTGAAATATAGAATATCatctaagtttttttaaaaaaattaaccaagtAATTAAtgcatcattttatttttaaattatgaaacaaaataatataaacttcTTGCTTTATCACAAgtccaatttgatttttttttatttcttcacgCGAATTCTTATACATTCTTTCGAGAAGCTTgataaacttatatatatatattagttaagACTTGGACAGATATTTGAAATTAAGATGAAGAGAGTGGTAAGCTAGACTAAAAAGCTTCAATGCTCTGCTCCgataaataaaattcacatatgGCAATCAAGACAAGGATTACATGTTTCCGACATTAATTTCTGTGTGACAACTACTAAGAGACGGGGAGAAAATAACCAAGAAATCATGAAAGCAAGAAGCTGCAGGGTGGGCAAGAGAGACAAAGTATGATGTATGTGTATGAAACACAACATGACAatgccaaaaaacaaaaacgaaataaaaccccaattttTTACATAAGCAACTTTTTTCCAACTTGCATGTTACCATGCATcacatttttcttgttttcatttttcccgGGTCCTACACTAGAcattcttttttgtattttaatttatttattttatttttcttgttgcgGTGGTTGCCCAAGCCAAACATGAAAGAGAAAGggataaaagttaaggtaaagAGAGAGAGCTGTAATCtctagagagaaaagagagagtaATAATAGCTAGGTGAATTTTTTGCCATGGTCCATGGTTGTTTCAGAGGTGCTTTTCCATGGAGATTTTAAGGTCAGAGGTCGTAGTTGTGGATGTGGGCGTGCGCCCTTACTCTTCTTAAGTTGCCCACAACGTCCAACCTTGTGGGGCCCCAAAGTGATACCCGCATACACGTGGCCCCCACCCacatttttttcctcaacaTTTAAACTCTCTTCCTCCATCTTTCTTGGTAGGTGGCACTTCTCGGAGCATAGTAAAACTAACCccacatttttcattttcattatataaattataaaccaTATACCCAAGTTATTGGTGTCTGGTGTCTCTTCAacctttaaaacaaacaaattcattttcttttttttaataaattaattccaTGCTGTGTATCCTTTGGTCCTTTCTGTCCCATAGCACATATATATAGTCTCCCTTTACATACTCATTCCAGTACACACATCACCACCTCATCAtctatctttctttctttctttcatatcCTCTTCCTTGTAGTGTACCCATTTTGAAtgtgttctctctctctctctttttctttgggtCCCTGGTGAATATCTAGAACCACTCTCTATCTAGTTTCTCTCTTCTTGCTAGCTAGCTATCTATCATCGATCACTCTCTTGGTTTAACCACCTGAATGCCGGAAAACATGAGCATATCAGTGAATGGACAATCTCAAGTCCCTCCTGGCTTCAGGTTTCATCCAACTGAAGAGGAGCTTCTTCAGTACTACTTGAGGAAGAAGGTCTCCTATGAGAAGATTGACCTTGACGTGATTCGTGACGTTGATCTCAACAAGCTCGAGCCATGGGACATACAAGGTGTGATAGATATTCAGTTATTCACCACTCTTTCGTGCATATTGAGTGTTTGGTTCCACATCCTAGATGTGTTTCTGGATGTTTACTGCGAAGTTAATAGTTATAGTTTTCACGTCTCAAACATGATTTTTTACTTCTCAACGAGTTTTCAAACATTCAGGCAGTGTGTCATACAAAGCAATTCATGTCTCTTTGACGAACAGCTTAATCTCTAGACTCTAGGGATGGTTGTTTTCATGATATATGTGTTGGTTCATGTCACACTCACTCGTCAACACAGTATGTGTATATAGCTAgctacctttttatttttggtgtttATTGCTGGCTAGCTAGTTAGTGTTTTGGTGCTTTTCATTTTCCACTCACTTTTTCTAGCTTCTTTGTTTTGCATCTCACATGGGGGGTAATAATATATGTTGGAATATTCAAATATTGCATCATGAGTCATGCTGCATGACATGAATCACGGCATCATTTTGAggggtttcttttttctttctatctttctttttgcaGAGAAATGCAAAATAGGAACCACTCCGCAGAATGATTGGTACTTCTTCAGCCACAAAGACAAGAAGTACCCCACAGGAACGCGCACCAATCGCGCCACTGCTGCAGGGTTCTGGAAGGCCACTGGCCGTGACAAAGTCATATACAGCAACGGCAAGAGGATTGGAATGAGAAAGACTCTGGTTTTCTACAAAGGAAGAGCCCCACATGGCCAGAAATCCGATTGGATCATGCATGAATACAGACTAGACGACAACAACACCGCTGACACCAATATTGTAAGCAACTCAAACACAAACgactagttagttagttagttacaatCTCTAGCTAATTTAATTAACCAGTTAttgaaggttttaaaaaatgatctgTAATTACAATTTCGATTATAACATTAAAGTTTTCAGAGTGTATGTAACACTATACAATGCTACCACAATTATGAACTCATCGGTCATATTTGTCTGCAATTTATTGTAATGTCTAAAACTGCTAAGAAACTGTGATCATAATTTAAAACCTGTATGACAAATGCATgtgcttaattaaaatttcctTTGTGATGGAAACTTAGGTGTCCAATGTGATGGGGGATGCTGCTCAGGAAGAAGGGTGGGTGGTGTGTAGGATATTCAAGAAGAAGAACCATCTGAAAACCCTAGACAGCCCCTTGGCTTCAGGGGAAGATAGAAGGAGCCACTTGTTCGACTCGTGCGACGAGGGAGCTTTGGAGCAAATACTTGAGCAAATGGGAAGGAGTTGCAAGGAAGAGAGCAGCTATGAAGGCAACTACAGAAACTATGGAAGGTTTACAAGGCCTTATGAGACAACAGGGTTGAACAATGGCGGCGGATACAATGATAGGTTCATGAAGCTCCCGAGCCTCGAGAGCCCGAAATCCGCGAGCATGGAGAGCCACCAcaacaccaacaacaacaataacatgaatagtaataataataataatggtgaTAACAACgagaacaacaataataatgggTACCATCCCATGATTCCAGTAGAGATGGGCACAGACAACGAAGGGTCATTCACAACGCACCAGGTGAGTGGTGGTgaccccaacaacaacaacaacaacatggtTCATCCATTGGAGGTAGGATCAGGTGGTGGAGGCCTCACCAACTGGGCTGCGCTGGACCGTCTAGTTGCATCTCAACTCAATGGCCAAACCGATGCCTCTAGGCAACTCGCGTGTGCATTCAACGACCCCACCATGTATTGCACCAGTGACCATCATGATCTTCATCAAATCCCCACCCTCCGATCCTCATCAACGTCCGCGGCGCACACTTGACCTTCCCCTGCACCAGCATTCATCAACCCCACCACACAGGACTTCACCAGCGAGATTGACCTTTGGAACTTCACCCGATCCACGTCCTCACTGTTGGCATCCTCCGAACCACTGTGCCACGTGTCCAACACGTCAGTGTAGCAagatcaataaaataataatataaaaaaaaaaattaaaaattatccccACCTTCACCTTCACCTTCCCCTTCCCTACTTCTCCCTTTTCCTCCATGTTCGATTGTTAAATATAGAAATAATTATTAGCCCCTTGATCATatatcatgtttaattttaGTTCTTCTTCTCTCAAGTCTCATAGGATTATTATTACAGACTGTTAAATGTGATGATTCTCCTAGCATACATTTTTACTTAATTCGACTCTTGTTGGCAATATTTCATTGACAATTGTCTCTTTGtaaatctttcttttcttaaatatgTTCACAAGTTTTCgctcaaatttgtgaattaattaattaacctaaTTAATGTATGTTATGATTGAATGGAATTAATTGGAATATATGTTAGATGGATATAAAGAGGAAAAGGGTGGAAAGAGATGAAGTTATTAGATGGGATGACATTGTCAACCATGGGTCTTTGCTTAATCACGATGTCtaccattatttttctttattttttattttaatttttggagcGTGGGGAGTTCGTGGTGCATGTCTAGAGGgatattgaaatttgaaaactcATGTTCATGTTCAAGTGTGACtgtgatatttttaatcttattattattattattttacccccATTATACTAACTGCAATTATAAGGACCTTACTTTATATCATCTAGTAAGATCATGATGATGATCGATTAGTAAGGGTCatgtttcaaataataataatctgcTCCTCTCGTCTTTGTGTCACGTGGTTTGTCGGTTTGTTAGAGGAAGGTGCAGAGGCCATGGTTGGGCTTGTCCTATTGCACCAACACACTCTCTCTAATTACCAAAAGGAAATGTGCCTCAAGACATTATGGGCTCCTCTCAAATATACATGCATGAGTACAAACAAACGCAATACTTTCACATCCCAACGAgctagaaagagagagagagagaaagagagaacgACGTCTAATAAAGCCTCCACATAGCTTTAAGCAAGTCAAACTAGAATCTCAAAGGGCTCATAATTACGTAAGCTTTGCATATTGATCTCGTCACTAATCCTAGCTAGGGTTAAAGGGTAAAAAAGAAAGTGACCACCACAAATATATGAAATGAAATACTATCACATGCTAGTTCACCAGCTTGTGTtgcctttttgtttttattattcttttcaaaGTTGTACTTCAATTCGATCCATGCAGAAAAATGCCCCCGAAACAAAAATTGTACCAAAATGCTTCCTCTTCCACTGTATGGCACACTACGGCACCTAACATATCttaatttccttttctcttttaaatttcCTTCTTAGGGAGAGGgctcaattttcaaattattaaacGTAAGATATAGGTAAGGAGCCCGTTTGGATTTTGGTCCActcactttctttttctctttctctctttcacaCTTTTACATTCTTGTCGGCTCTGCCTAAAATTATCGTGCCAGACTAATTagggaaaaggaaaatagagtttacattttaatttatttatgttgttGGTGAATCTTCTAAGATCATTATTTTGCGGCTCATATTTGCGTTCTTAATTAACGTATAAAGTTGTCTTTTCCTTGCTTTGCTTATCGGCTTGCGAAGCCACATGAACATCCCTCTAGATGGattatgatatataaacactaaaatTAACAAACAACCATAGTATCTGTTTTTCGAActtctttctttaattaatcaGATATATTCGTCTTCTGTGGGGAATATTGTGGGTTGGAAAGTTCATTTGGTACATGCAAGGTTAATTATAGAGTCAAATAATCCTATAACACCCCCCCTCCCCTCCCGAATGGATatcattttctaattatttatcaaagGCTTGGCGGCATGTTTGATAAAACAATGTATTTTTACAATCAAACTTACGAAAATGACATGTTTAAGATAAGATTTTACCATATATGGTATTTTATACTTTGACAACTCAATACTGCATTCATGCACCCcaattttataagatttaaaatcCATGAtacgtaa
This region of Glycine max cultivar Williams 82 chromosome 7, Glycine_max_v4.0, whole genome shotgun sequence genomic DNA includes:
- the LOC100784623 gene encoding NAC domain-containing protein 43, whose product is MPENMSISVNGQSQVPPGFRFHPTEEELLQYYLRKKVSYEKIDLDVIRDVDLNKLEPWDIQEKCKIGTTPQNDWYFFSHKDKKYPTGTRTNRATAAGFWKATGRDKVIYSNGKRIGMRKTLVFYKGRAPHGQKSDWIMHEYRLDDNNTADTNIVSNVMGDAAQEEGWVVCRIFKKKNHLKTLDSPLASGEDRRSHLFDSCDEGALEQILEQMGRSCKEESSYEGNYRNYGRFTRPYETTGLNNGGGYNDRFMKLPSLESPKSASMESHHNTNNNNNMNSNNNNNGDNNENNNNNGYHPMIPVEMGTDNEGSFTTHQVSGGDPNNNNNNMVHPLEVGSGGGGLTNWAALDRLVASQLNGQTDASRQLACAFNDPTMYCTSDHHDLHQIPTLRSSSTSAAHT